One Dioscorea cayenensis subsp. rotundata cultivar TDr96_F1 chromosome 17, TDr96_F1_v2_PseudoChromosome.rev07_lg8_w22 25.fasta, whole genome shotgun sequence DNA window includes the following coding sequences:
- the LOC120281189 gene encoding probable receptor-like protein kinase At5g20050: protein MPPVPPTSSATWFADLLDDQLDYCDYPLACGYYGVCSNKQCSCPQGGRNQTLNYFSAVNYDDPAQGCTSVTPLDCQKSQKHHLLHLENVYYFHHDITSQSKVSVETCKAQCLTQCGCKAVGFLPEFNSSGGQCTLISQLFSMKRARQSEYSYNSSVFLKVQVPEQLNATRVQPGMKHRHFIIMGCIAGGVVTVFLALICIRILYLRRKSASKRMNISNGDISAENYFNLNHASELPVKFCFEDLRNATHDFSKELGRGGSGSVFEGILSNGRKVAVKRMERISQGKKQFLAEIETIHGIHHINLVRLIGYCVEKSYYFLVYEFMSNGSLDKWIFNKNNNHKLDWGIRLQIIINVAKGLSYLHEDCCKRILHLDIKPQNILLDENFNAKIADFGLSKLVERDQSKVMTTMRGTLGYLAPEWLNSVITEKVDVYSFGILVLEIICGRKNFDFCQPIEDIYLLKLVKEKAHDDRLHEIVAKDDGNMELHMEEAVKMIRVAMWCLQSDHNLRPAMSKIVKVLEDGIDINTTINYEILIPSASSVIDKLSHPFFNSALLGI from the exons ATGCCTCCGGTGCCACCGACATCATCAGCCACA TGGTTTGCAGACTTGTTAGATGATCAATTGGATTACTGTGATTATCCTTTGGCTTGTGGATATTATGGTGTTTGTTCAAACAAGCAGTGTAGTTGTCCACAAGGGGGAAGAAACCAAACCCTGAATTACTTCTCTGCAGTGAATTATGATGATCCAGCGCAGGGTTGTACTAGTGTGACTCCATTGGATTGTCAGAAATCTCAGAAACATCATCTTTTACATCTTGAGAATGTTTACTACTTTCACCATGATATAACTTCTCAGAGCAAAGTCAGTGTGGAGACTTGCAAGGCCCAGTGCTTGACTCAATGTGGTTGCAAGGCAGTTGGATTTTTGCCAGAATTCAACAGCTCTGGTGGCCAGTGTACTTTGATCAGCCAACTCTTCTCAATGAAAAGAGCTCGGCAATCCGAATATAGCTACAATTCATCAGTTTTTCTCAAAGTTCAGGTTCCGGAGCAGTTGAATGCAACTAGAGTTCAGCCAGGTATGAAGCATCGGCACTTCATAATCATGGGATGTATTGCAGGAGGTGTGGTTACTGTTTTCCTCGCGTTGATTTGCATTCGGATTTTGTATTTGAGAAGGAAAAGTGCGAGCAAGAGGATGAATATCTCAAATGGGGACATTAGTGCAGAGAActacttcaatttgaatcatgCTTCTGAATTACCCGTGAAATTTTGTTTCGAAGATTTGAGGAATGCTACTCATGACTTCAGTAAAGAGCTTGGACGAGGAGGATCCGGTTCGGTGTTTGAAGGAATTCTTAGTAATGGCAGGAAAGTTGCAGTGAAACGAATGGAAAGGATATCACAAGGGAAGAAGCAGTTCTTAGCAGAGATTGAAACAATTCACGGCATTCATCACATCAATCTGGTAAGACTGATTGGGTACTGTGTCGAAAAATCATACTATTTCTTGGTCTATGAATTCATGTCAAATGGATCATTGGATAAATGGATcttcaacaaaaacaataatcataagcTTGATTGGGGGATTAGACTTCAGATTATCATCAACGTCGCAAAGGGATTGTCTTATCTCCATGAAGATTGCTGCAAGAGGATACTTCATTTAGACATCAAGCCACAGAACATTCTCTTGGATGAGAATTTCAATGCTAAGATTGCTGATTTCGGTCTTTCGAAATTAGTGGAAAGGGATCAAAGCAAAGTTATGACAACAATGAGAGGAACACTTGGTTACTTAGCTCCAGAATGGTTAAACTCAGTAATTACTGAGAAGGTCGATGTTTACAGCTTTGGAATTCTAGTTCTTGAGATCATTTGTGGCAGGAAAAACTTTGATTTCTGTCAACCTATAGAGGACATTTACCTATTGAAACTAGTGAAAGAAAAGGCACATGATGATAGATTGCATGAAATTGTAGCAAAGGATGATGGGAATATGGAGCTCCACATGGAAGAGGCTGTGAAAATGATCAGAGTTGCCATGTGGTGTTTACAGAGTGATCACAATTTGAGGCCTGCAATGTCAAAGATTGTTAAAGTTTTGGAAGATGGTATTGATATCAACACAAccattaattatgaaattttgatTCCGTCTGCATCGTCTGTCATTGATAAACTTTCGCATCCATTTTTCAATTCGGCTTTGCTTGGAATATGA
- the LOC120281190 gene encoding EP1-like glycoprotein 2: MASILHLLLIISLPLLISLVRPILVAKQPFKFSRNGLGLTFSFGFICSGSCDSFVLAIAIMVKTNDQSTALQVVWSANRDKLVKENATLELKKDGNFVLTDINGTIVWSTITSGKPVSGINLTDNGSLVLFDSENNIIWNSFDFPVDTLLPGQRLVAWQRLVSRASTYNWTHSGSHFILLSPSGFSSFIESDGIPQVYYRKGSVTINSEDEEAYLQFMNGNVSLVFVFKRIN; this comes from the exons ATGGCTTCCATTCTCCATCTTTTGCTAATAATCTCATTACCACTCTTAAT ATCCCTTGTGAGACCAATCCTTGTTGCCAAACAACCTTTCAAGTTTAGCAGGAATGGTCTGGGGTTAACCTTCTCCTTTGGCTTTATTTGTTCTGGTTCTTGTGATTCATTTGTCTTGGCCATTGCCATTATGGTGAAGACCAATGACCAAAGCACAGCTCTGCAAGTAGTATGGTCTGCCAACAGGGACAAACTTGTCAAGGAGAATGCAACACTTGAGCTAAAGAAAGATGGTAACTTTGTGCTCACTGACATTAATGGCACCATTGTTTGGAGTACTATCACATCAGGCAAGCCAGTTTCAGGGATTAATCTCACAGACAATGGGAGTTTGGTGTTGTTTGATAGTGAGAACAACATCATTTGGAACTCTTTTGATTTCCCAGTTGATACACTGCTGCCTGGACAGAGACTGGTGGCTTGGCAGAGACTGGTGAGTAGAGCTTCAACTTATAACTGGACTCATTCAGGATCTCATTTTATCTTACTCTCTCCAAGTGGTTTCTCTTCTTTCATAGAATCTGATGGAATACCTCAGGTTTACTATAGAAAAGGAAGTGTTACCATTAATTCAGAGGATGAGGAGGCATATCTGCAGTTCATGAATGGCAATGTAAGTTTGGTTTTTGTCTTCAAAAGAATCAACTGA